The Candidatus Rokuibacteriota bacterium genome segment TGTGTGTGAGCTGCCGAAACCCTTGCTGATCCAGGATCACCGCGCTCCTCAGCCCTTGACTCCACCGGCCCCGATCCCTGTCACGAGGTGGCGCTGGATGAAGCCGAAGACGAGCGCCATCGGCAGCGTGACCAGCACCGAAGCGGCCATCATCAGCCCCCAGTTCACATCGGTGGCCGACAGGAAGCGCATCAGGCCCGGGGGCAGCGTCCGGAGCGACTCGTCGGAAATCAGGAGGAGGGCGAAGAGGTACTCGTTCCAGGCGAAGATAAACGCAAAGATCCCCGTGGCGATGATCCCGGGCATCGCCTGGGGAAGGACCACGCGCACGAAGGCGCCCCACCGGGACGCCCCGTCGATCATGGCGGCCTCCTCGTAGTCGCGCGGGATCGCGCGGAAGAAGCCCCGCAGCACCCACATGATAAAGGGCACCGCGAAGGTCATGTAGGAGAGCGTCAGGCCGGTGTGGCTGTTGGAGAGCCTGAGGCGGGCGAAGAGCATGACGAGCGGAATCGCCAGGAGCGCGCCCGGGAACATGTACGCCAGCAGCACCGAGCCTCCAAACAGCTCCTTGCCGCGGAACGAGAAGCGCGCCAGGGCGAAGGCCCCCAGCGTGCCGACGACCAGGGAGAGGACGGTGCTGAACAGGCCCACCTTCACGCTGTTGAAGAAAAGCCGCGCAAAGTCCGTGAGGGTCAGCAGATCGTTGTAGTTCCGGAGCGTCCAGGTGCGCGGGATCCACGAGGGCGGCACCTGGAAGACCTCCTGCTGCGGCTTCAGCGAGGTCACGGACATCCAGTAGAGCGGGAAACAGACGACACCCAGCAGGAGCAGCGCGAGGCCGTAATGCTGGAAGGCCCGGAACCGGGCGACCCATCGGCCCCTACGGGTCCTCACGCGAACTCCTCCTTGGGAAAGAGCCGGAAGTAGAGCAGCATGACCGCTACGAGAAAGAAGAACATGACCACTGCCACCGCGGAACCGCGGCCGACCTCATAGAGACCGAAGGCTTGCTCGTAGACCAGGATCGGCAAGGTCATGGTGGCCCGGAGCGGACCTCCCCCCGTGAGGAGGAACACGACCTCGAAGTTGTTGAACATCCAGATCGTCCGGAGCAGCGCCACAACCACCAGCACGTCGCGGATCTGCGGCAGGGTGATTTCCAGGAACCGGGCACCCGCGCCCGCGCCGTCAACCCGCGCGGCCTCGTACAGCTCCTGCGGGATCACCTGCAGCCGCGCCAGCACCATCACGACGACGAACGGGAAGTATTTCCACGTCGCCACGAGGATCACGCTCCAGAGCGCGGTGTCCGGGTGGGCCAGCCACGCAAGCGGCCGGCTGATCAGCCCGAGCTGGAGCAAGAGGTAGTTGAGCACGCCGTACAGCGCGTTGTAGAGCAGGATCCACACGAGAACGACGGAGACGATCGGCGTCATGTAGGGGAACAGGATGAGCCCGCGCGCGATCGACCGGCCTCGAAACGGCTGGTGGAGGAGCAGGGCAGCCGCCGTGCCCAGGATCAGCTGGAAGCCGACCGTGGCGCCAGCCCAGAACACGCTGTGCCAGAGGGCCTCCCAGAACTCCGGGTTAGTGAGAAGCCAGATATAGTTGCCGAGCCCGACGAACGTCCCGCTCACGTCCAGCAGGTGGCGGTTGAACAGGCTCGTGTAGATCCCGTACCCGAGGGGATAGAGGAGGAGCGCGACAAAGAACACCAGGCTCGGGAGCAGCAGGACGGGCCCGAGGTTCCGTTCGATGAGGCGGGCGGTCATGGCCGGGTGGGCGGCCCGCCTGGGTTCGCCGACGAGCCGCCCCGTCTCTCCCTACCCTCTGATGTCCCGGGTCACCTCCACCATCTGCCTGTGGGCCCACTCGACGGCCTTGCCGACTGGCTCCTTGCCGATCACGATCTTCTGGACGCAGTCGGTGAGAACGTTCTTCTCCTCGACGGCGAGGTACTTGTAGTTGAATGGGTGATGCCTCGACTCGTGGGTCGGCGAGATGGCGAAGTCGATGGGGGTGATCAGGCTCGGCACGATCTCCGGGTTCTCCTTGAGCCACTGATGCTGGCCGTAGAGGCGCTCGACGCTCTTCCGAGTGGGGACGACATGACCTGCCACCGGCGACAGAAGACGGGTGAGCTGCTCGGCCTGGAGCATGAACTTGACCAGCTCGACCGCCTCCTTCGCGCCCGCGGCGTTCCTGTAGACGTAGAACTCGTCGAAGTGGAGCGTGGTGCGGTACTGCTTGTCCCGCGGGATGTGCGCGGTCGCGCTCTTCGGGAGCAGCTGGGGAGCCTGGGCGTAGAGGTGGGAGAGGACCCGGCCCCAGTAGAAGGTGGTCGCCGTCTTCCCGGAGGTGAAGGCCGCGGAAGCTTCGCGGAAGCCGTACTGCCCGACATCGGGCGGGGAGAACCTGGTCGCCATCTCCCCGTAGTAGGTCAGGGCCCGTCGGGTCTCGGGGGAATCGAACACGACGTTGAGCTTCTCGTCGAACAGCAGGCCTCCCGCGCTCCAGATGGTGATGAGCGCCATCAGGTGCGTGTTCCAGGTCCGTCCCGCGCTGAAGACGGCGCCGTAGGTCCCCTTCGCCGGATCGGTGAGCTTTTCTCCCACCGCCCGGTAGTCGTCCCAGGTCACCGGCGGCTTCAGCCCCTTTTCGGCCAGGAGGTCCTTCCGGTACCAGAGCACCGGCCACTGGCCGCCATACGGGATCGCCATCTGGATGCCGCCGTACTGCCAGACCTTGAGGGCCGCCTCCTGGAAGTCTGCCCGTCCGAGGGCGTCGATGAGGGGGGCCAGATCGAGCACCAGCCCGCGCTTGACCTGCGCAGCGACGAACGAGGGGTTGCTGCCGCCGGCGACGATCTCCGGCGGGGACCCGGCCGCAATGTCGGCGGCGAGCTTCTTGGTGATGTCGTCCCACTTGGCGTATTCGCCCTTGGCGGTGATGTCCTTGTGCTTCGCGCCGAAATCCTCGAAGACCGCGTTCCAGGCCTTGATCTGCCCGGGATCGGCCTCGGGCGTCAAGAGGCGGAGCGTCTTCGCCGCCTGCGAGCGCCGCGGCGATCCCAAACCGAAGAGCAGTCCGGCGCCAGCGCCCGCCCCCAAGCGCACAAATCGGCGACGCGTCATGAAACTCACCCGATGATTGCTCATGTTCGTGTCCTCCTCCTTGAGCATGCCGAAACGATGAGGTCTGGACTCGCCCCGACCACTGCCGGAGAATCAGGTTAACACCAACCGGGCGACCCTGTCCTGAGGCTACGGGGCCTCCAACAAATTGCATGCAACTGAACGGAGAGTTCGGCGTGCCGGGCCAAATAACGAGCATGACGAGGACGCAGGGAGGAGCCGACCGGAGCGTACGCAGTTGTACGTGAGGATCGGCGACGACCGAGGACGAAGTAAGGCGAAGTTAGTTGGCACGGCACTAGCGGCGCTCGCCGACCCGGTGGAGCTTTAATAAGTTCGTCGTCCCCGTGACCCACATCGGAGCGCCCGAGATGATGACGAGCACATCGTCAGGCTTGACCGAGCCATCGCCGAGCAGCGTCGCCTCCACCTCCTCGATCATCTCGTCGGTGGTCTCGACCTTCCTGATGAGCCGGGAGGACACCCCCCAGAAGAGCGCGAGGCGCCGCTGGACCGCGACGTCGGGGGTCAGCGCGATAACGGGCACCTCGGGGCGCTCGTGAGAGATGAGGCGGGCCGTGAACCCCGACTGCGTGAAGGCCACGATCGCCCGCGCCTTGAGCGTGCGCGCGGCGTGACAGGCCGCGTCGGAGATCGCCCCCGGGAAGCCATAGACCTCCTGCCGCCGGCGGTCCACGTGTTTCAGCGGGAGCGATTGCTCGGCCCGCTCGGCGATCCGGCCCATGACCTCCACCGCCTCCACGGGATGCTGGCCGGTCGCCGTCTCGGCCGAGAGCATGATGGCGTCTGCACCGTCGAAGATCGCCGTGGCCACGTCGGAGACCTCGGCGCGCGTGGGGCGGGGATGGGTCGCCATGGATTCGAGCATCTGGGTCGCCACGATGACCGGCACCTTCGCGAGGCGTGCCCGGCGGATCACCTCTTTCTGGATGATCGGCACCTCCTCCAGCGGGACGTCCATGCCCAGGTCCCCACGCGCCACCATCACGGCGTCCACCAGGGCCAGAATCTCGGGGAGGTTGGCCACAGCCTCCCCGCGCTCGAGCTTGGCGACGACCGGGACGTCGGCGCCATGCTGGTGGAGAAACTTCCTCACCTCCTGAATGTCGGCCGCCGATCGCACGAAGGAGACCGCCACGTAGTCGACCCCGTGCTGGATCCCGAACGTGAGGTCCTGGCGGTCCTTGTCCGTCAGGCACGAGACCGGGACCGCGAGTCGTGGGAACGAGACTCCCTTGTGGTCCGACAGCGTCCCGCCCGCCACGACGCGACACCGGATCTCCTCACCCTCGACGGCGTCCACCCGGAGCTGGACCATGCCGTCCCCGAGCCAGATCGGGTCGCCGGCCTTCAGCACGCCAACGAGCTCGGGATGGCTGATCGTGGCCCGCGCGGCAGTGCCGAGGCACGGCTCAGGCGTGAGCGTGAAGGGCTGCCCCGACGCGACGACGGCGCTCCCGCCCGCGAAGGTACCGAGGCGCACCTTCGGCCCCTGAAGGTCCTGGAGGATCGCGACGGGCTTCTTCCAGCGCCCCTCCCTTTCCCTGAGCCGCCGGATCACCTCGGCGTGCTCGGCGTGGCTGCCGTGGGAGAAGTTGAGCCGCGCGACGTCCATCCCGGCGCTCACGAGGGCGTCAAGGGTTTCCGGAGACGCGCTCGCTGGTCCGATCGTGCAGACGATCTTGGTCCGGCGCATGGACGAGCTCAGGGCTTGATCACCTTTGATCTGAACCGCTCGAACAGCCAGTCCAAGAAGAACTTGGCGAATTCCCGATCGTCAGTGACGCGCTTGTAGAACTTGAAGTTCGTCTCGACCATGTCCTGGAGGCGGTCGTTCACGATAAGGTCGAACGTGAGGCGAGCGTT includes the following:
- a CDS encoding carbohydrate ABC transporter permease, whose amino-acid sequence is MRTRRGRWVARFRAFQHYGLALLLLGVVCFPLYWMSVTSLKPQQEVFQVPPSWIPRTWTLRNYNDLLTLTDFARLFFNSVKVGLFSTVLSLVVGTLGAFALARFSFRGKELFGGSVLLAYMFPGALLAIPLVMLFARLRLSNSHTGLTLSYMTFAVPFIMWVLRGFFRAIPRDYEEAAMIDGASRWGAFVRVVLPQAMPGIIATGIFAFIFAWNEYLFALLLISDESLRTLPPGLMRFLSATDVNWGLMMAASVLVTLPMALVFGFIQRHLVTGIGAGGVKG
- a CDS encoding sugar ABC transporter permease — protein: MTARLIERNLGPVLLLPSLVFFVALLLYPLGYGIYTSLFNRHLLDVSGTFVGLGNYIWLLTNPEFWEALWHSVFWAGATVGFQLILGTAAALLLHQPFRGRSIARGLILFPYMTPIVSVVLVWILLYNALYGVLNYLLLQLGLISRPLAWLAHPDTALWSVILVATWKYFPFVVVMVLARLQVIPQELYEAARVDGAGAGARFLEITLPQIRDVLVVVALLRTIWMFNNFEVVFLLTGGGPLRATMTLPILVYEQAFGLYEVGRGSAVAVVMFFFLVAVMLLYFRLFPKEEFA
- a CDS encoding sugar ABC transporter substrate-binding protein — translated: MSNHRVSFMTRRRFVRLGAGAGAGLLFGLGSPRRSQAAKTLRLLTPEADPGQIKAWNAVFEDFGAKHKDITAKGEYAKWDDITKKLAADIAAGSPPEIVAGGSNPSFVAAQVKRGLVLDLAPLIDALGRADFQEAALKVWQYGGIQMAIPYGGQWPVLWYRKDLLAEKGLKPPVTWDDYRAVGEKLTDPAKGTYGAVFSAGRTWNTHLMALITIWSAGGLLFDEKLNVVFDSPETRRALTYYGEMATRFSPPDVGQYGFREASAAFTSGKTATTFYWGRVLSHLYAQAPQLLPKSATAHIPRDKQYRTTLHFDEFYVYRNAAGAKEAVELVKFMLQAEQLTRLLSPVAGHVVPTRKSVERLYGQHQWLKENPEIVPSLITPIDFAISPTHESRHHPFNYKYLAVEEKNVLTDCVQKIVIGKEPVGKAVEWAHRQMVEVTRDIRG
- the pyk gene encoding pyruvate kinase, which translates into the protein MRRTKIVCTIGPASASPETLDALVSAGMDVARLNFSHGSHAEHAEVIRRLREREGRWKKPVAILQDLQGPKVRLGTFAGGSAVVASGQPFTLTPEPCLGTAARATISHPELVGVLKAGDPIWLGDGMVQLRVDAVEGEEIRCRVVAGGTLSDHKGVSFPRLAVPVSCLTDKDRQDLTFGIQHGVDYVAVSFVRSAADIQEVRKFLHQHGADVPVVAKLERGEAVANLPEILALVDAVMVARGDLGMDVPLEEVPIIQKEVIRRARLAKVPVIVATQMLESMATHPRPTRAEVSDVATAIFDGADAIMLSAETATGQHPVEAVEVMGRIAERAEQSLPLKHVDRRRQEVYGFPGAISDAACHAARTLKARAIVAFTQSGFTARLISHERPEVPVIALTPDVAVQRRLALFWGVSSRLIRKVETTDEMIEEVEATLLGDGSVKPDDVLVIISGAPMWVTGTTNLLKLHRVGERR